A single genomic interval of Zingiber officinale cultivar Zhangliang chromosome 4A, Zo_v1.1, whole genome shotgun sequence harbors:
- the LOC121969892 gene encoding probable inactive histone-lysine N-methyltransferase SUVR2 isoform X4 — MAPITAKTRVALNTMKAIGIPMQTAKPVLMNLLKVYDNHWEYIEAENYRLLADAILDMQESKSKDMGGMGKNGVARNEPEPLKKRTRNRKGANDPGPAVISSDTAAEFSLKRPKLEEDVRSEAYPVTIRDELANSMDHKGKIVETSLPEVRPMLVYTKNSRRKTVESELPEINHRKDQAVYLRNRKGKKVAETSSQPTFGEAPEKLSMPPCSKKQRTTETLLPQLHDSFRRTGQASSPMNSRVTRSQKQGFETCSGPDQIGNFSSVPVRPKDEPRDDDLPLCDTPIAVMPPPQSISFHVGEVSHQHSLKNPILQKIVVLDGTHNEQNEKDKENLPDNTCNKGSPSKILSVQDSSSVNVNAGSSDLGEVKLSFWYNFDRPSFHVPNLEDVYKLVEDKCLRSYKILQPSFSIKNLMNEMCQCFVELSSEITDNEQENFVQINSLLDSLKKPVMASVCIPASSDGFLGSTLSGGFQDRSGPSHCHNDAENNQNGTSKKRKKPEFSESAKDTSQGLVMVQQPQYRLAEFRPLHDVDDISKGEERVRIPVVNEITTDKYPPSFNYIPQNFVYQSAYLNFSLARIGDEDCCADCFNDCLAAPIPCACARETAGDFAYTTKGVVKRDFLDESISMYREPEKHHKFYCPDCPLERSKNEISPEPCRGHLIRKFIKECWRKCGCSMHCGNRVVQRGITCNLQVFRTSEGKGWGLRTLDELPRGAFVCEYVGEVLTNMELYDRTVQKTGNAKHTYPVLLDADWGSEGRLKDEEALCLDATFYGNVARFINHRCCDANLIEIPVEIETPDHHYYHLAYFTTRRVEPLEELTWDYGIDFDDDDHPIKAFKCRCGSRLCRDIKR, encoded by the exons ATGGCTCCGATTACTGCAAAAACTAGGGTAGCACTGAATACAATGAAGGCCATCGGAATACCTATGCAAACAGCTAAACCAGTTTTGATGAATCTTCTTAAGGTTTATGATAATCACTGGGAGTACATTGAAGCTGAGAACTATAGACTTCTCGCTGATGCTATACTAGACATGCAAGAGTCAAAATCAAAG GATATGGGCGGTATGGGTAAGAATGGTGTTGCTCGTAACGAACCTGAGCCTCtgaagaaaagaacaagaaataGGAAAGGGGCCAATGACCCTGGACCAGCAGTGATTAGCTCTGATACAGCTGCAGAGTTTTCACTTAAAAGGCCAAAATTAGAAGAAGATGTTCGTTCTGAAGCCTATCCTGTAACAATAAGAGATGAGCTAGCTAACTCAATGGACCACAAAGGGAAAATAGTTGAAACTTCATTGCCTGAAGTCCGTCCCATGTTAGTTTACACAAAGAATAGCAGAAGAAAAACTGTTGAATCAGAATTGCCTGAAATAAATCATAGAAAAGATCAAGCAGTTTACTTAAGGAACCGCAAAGGCAAAAAAGTCGCAGAAACATCATCTCAGCCTACTTTTGGAGAAGCACCTGAGAAATTATCAATGCCGCCATGTTCTAAGAAGCAAAGGACAACTGAGACCTTGTTACCTCAGTTACATGATAGTTTCCGAAGGACCGGGCAAGCTTCATCTCCTATGAATTCTAGAGTGACAAGATCTCAAAAACAAGGATTCGAAACTTGTTCTGGTCCAGATCAAATTG GTAACTTTTCTTCTGTTCCAGTCAGGCCTAAAGATGAACCACGTGATGATGACTTACCATTATGTGATACTCCTATTGCAGTGATGCCCCCTCCTCAGTCCATATCTTTTCATGTTG GTGAAGTAAGTCATCAACATTCTTTGAAGAATCCTATTTTGCAGAAAATTGTTGTTCTAGATGGAACACATAATGAACAAAATGAGAAGGATAAAGAAAACCTCCCAGATAACACATGCAACAAAGGGTCCCCATCCAAAATCTTATCAGTTCAGGACTCATCTTCTGTCAATGTCAATGCTGGTTCATCAGATCTAGGGGAGgtaaaactttcattttggtaCAATTTTGATCGACCTAGTTTCCATGTGCCAAACTTGGAGGATGTTTACAAGCTAGTGGAGGACAAATGTTTGAGATCATATAAGATTCTGCAACCTAGCTTCTCCATTAAAAACCTCATGAATGAGATGTGCCAATGTTTTGTAGAACTAAGTTCTGAAATAACTGACAATGAGCAGGAAAATTTTGTACAGATAAATTCTCTGCTTGATTCACTTAAGAAACCTGTTATGGCTAGTGTGTGCATTCCTGCAAGTTCAGATGGTTTCTTGGGTTCAACACTGTCTGGTGGTTTTCAGGACAGATCTGGTCCATCCCACTGTCATAATGATGCAGAGAATAATCAAAATGGGACtagtaagaaaagaaagaaacctGAATTTTCTGAATCTGCAAAGGATACATCACAGGGTTTGGTCATGGTTCAACAGCCACAATATCGACTTGCAGAATTTAGACCACTCCATGATGTGGATGACATATCTAAAGGTGAAGAAAGAGTGCGAATACCAGTGGTAAATGAAATCACAACTGATAAGTATCCACCATCTTTTAATTACATACCACAAAACTTTGTGTACCAAAGTGCATATCTGAATTTTTCTCTTGCTCGAATTGGAGATGAGGACTGTTGTGCTGACTGTTTCAATGATTGTTTGGCTGCACCGATTCCTTGTGCATGTGCAAGAGAAACAGCAGGTGACTTTGCCTATACAACAAAGGGGGTTGTAAAAAGGGATTTCTTGGATGAGAGTATTTCAATGTACCGTGAACCAGAGAAGCACCACAAATTTTATTGTCCAGATTGCCCTCTTGAAAGATCCAAAAATGAAATCTCACCAGAGCCATGCAGAGGACATTTGATTAGGAAGTTCATTAAAGAATGTTGGAGAAAATGTGGCTGCAGCATGCACTGTGGCAATCGTGTGGTACAGAGAGGCATTACATGCAATTTGCAG GTATTTCGTACATCTGAGGGAAAGGGATGGGGTTTGAGAACACTTGATGAATTGCCTAGAGGTGCATTTGTATGTGAATATGTTGGTGAAGTACTGACAAACATGGAGCTTTATGACAGGACAGTGCAAAAAACTGGCAATGCAAAACATACATATCCTGTGCTACTTGATGCTGATTGGGGATCTGAAGGTAGACTTAAGGATGAAGAAGCACTTTGTTTGGATGCAACATTTTATGGTAATGTGGCAAGGTTTATTAACCATAG
- the LOC121969892 gene encoding probable inactive histone-lysine N-methyltransferase SUVR2 isoform X1 has protein sequence MLSSQCTLAQLLADIPSSGLIGASPTSSICSLLGDIGVGMAPITAKTRVALNTMKAIGIPMQTAKPVLMNLLKVYDNHWEYIEAENYRLLADAILDMQESKSKDMGGMGKNGVARNEPEPLKKRTRNRKGANDPGPAVISSDTAAEFSLKRPKLEEDVRSEAYPVTIRDELANSMDHKGKIVETSLPEVRPMLVYTKNSRRKTVESELPEINHRKDQAVYLRNRKGKKVAETSSQPTFGEAPEKLSMPPCSKKQRTTETLLPQLHDSFRRTGQASSPMNSRVTRSQKQGFETCSGPDQIGNFSSVPVRPKDEPRDDDLPLCDTPIAVMPPPQSISFHVGEVSHQHSLKNPILQKIVVLDGTHNEQNEKDKENLPDNTCNKGSPSKILSVQDSSSVNVNAGSSDLGEVKLSFWYNFDRPSFHVPNLEDVYKLVEDKCLRSYKILQPSFSIKNLMNEMCQCFVELSSEITDNEQENFVQINSLLDSLKKPVMASVCIPASSDGFLGSTLSGGFQDRSGPSHCHNDAENNQNGTSKKRKKPEFSESAKDTSQGLVMVQQPQYRLAEFRPLHDVDDISKGEERVRIPVVNEITTDKYPPSFNYIPQNFVYQSAYLNFSLARIGDEDCCADCFNDCLAAPIPCACARETAGDFAYTTKGVVKRDFLDESISMYREPEKHHKFYCPDCPLERSKNEISPEPCRGHLIRKFIKECWRKCGCSMHCGNRVVQRGITCNLQVFRTSEGKGWGLRTLDELPRGAFVCEYVGEVLTNMELYDRTVQKTGNAKHTYPVLLDADWGSEGRLKDEEALCLDATFYGNVARFINHRCCDANLIEIPVEIETPDHHYYHLAYFTTRRVEPLEELTWDYGIDFDDDDHPIKAFKCRCGSRLCRDIKR, from the exons ATGCTCTCGTCTCAGTGTACACTAGCACAGCTTCTCGCTGACATACCATCTTCTGGGCTGATCGGAGCGTCCCCAACCTCTAGTATCTGCT CTCTTCTTGGTGATATTGGAGTTGGAATGGCTCCGATTACTGCAAAAACTAGGGTAGCACTGAATACAATGAAGGCCATCGGAATACCTATGCAAACAGCTAAACCAGTTTTGATGAATCTTCTTAAGGTTTATGATAATCACTGGGAGTACATTGAAGCTGAGAACTATAGACTTCTCGCTGATGCTATACTAGACATGCAAGAGTCAAAATCAAAG GATATGGGCGGTATGGGTAAGAATGGTGTTGCTCGTAACGAACCTGAGCCTCtgaagaaaagaacaagaaataGGAAAGGGGCCAATGACCCTGGACCAGCAGTGATTAGCTCTGATACAGCTGCAGAGTTTTCACTTAAAAGGCCAAAATTAGAAGAAGATGTTCGTTCTGAAGCCTATCCTGTAACAATAAGAGATGAGCTAGCTAACTCAATGGACCACAAAGGGAAAATAGTTGAAACTTCATTGCCTGAAGTCCGTCCCATGTTAGTTTACACAAAGAATAGCAGAAGAAAAACTGTTGAATCAGAATTGCCTGAAATAAATCATAGAAAAGATCAAGCAGTTTACTTAAGGAACCGCAAAGGCAAAAAAGTCGCAGAAACATCATCTCAGCCTACTTTTGGAGAAGCACCTGAGAAATTATCAATGCCGCCATGTTCTAAGAAGCAAAGGACAACTGAGACCTTGTTACCTCAGTTACATGATAGTTTCCGAAGGACCGGGCAAGCTTCATCTCCTATGAATTCTAGAGTGACAAGATCTCAAAAACAAGGATTCGAAACTTGTTCTGGTCCAGATCAAATTG GTAACTTTTCTTCTGTTCCAGTCAGGCCTAAAGATGAACCACGTGATGATGACTTACCATTATGTGATACTCCTATTGCAGTGATGCCCCCTCCTCAGTCCATATCTTTTCATGTTG GTGAAGTAAGTCATCAACATTCTTTGAAGAATCCTATTTTGCAGAAAATTGTTGTTCTAGATGGAACACATAATGAACAAAATGAGAAGGATAAAGAAAACCTCCCAGATAACACATGCAACAAAGGGTCCCCATCCAAAATCTTATCAGTTCAGGACTCATCTTCTGTCAATGTCAATGCTGGTTCATCAGATCTAGGGGAGgtaaaactttcattttggtaCAATTTTGATCGACCTAGTTTCCATGTGCCAAACTTGGAGGATGTTTACAAGCTAGTGGAGGACAAATGTTTGAGATCATATAAGATTCTGCAACCTAGCTTCTCCATTAAAAACCTCATGAATGAGATGTGCCAATGTTTTGTAGAACTAAGTTCTGAAATAACTGACAATGAGCAGGAAAATTTTGTACAGATAAATTCTCTGCTTGATTCACTTAAGAAACCTGTTATGGCTAGTGTGTGCATTCCTGCAAGTTCAGATGGTTTCTTGGGTTCAACACTGTCTGGTGGTTTTCAGGACAGATCTGGTCCATCCCACTGTCATAATGATGCAGAGAATAATCAAAATGGGACtagtaagaaaagaaagaaacctGAATTTTCTGAATCTGCAAAGGATACATCACAGGGTTTGGTCATGGTTCAACAGCCACAATATCGACTTGCAGAATTTAGACCACTCCATGATGTGGATGACATATCTAAAGGTGAAGAAAGAGTGCGAATACCAGTGGTAAATGAAATCACAACTGATAAGTATCCACCATCTTTTAATTACATACCACAAAACTTTGTGTACCAAAGTGCATATCTGAATTTTTCTCTTGCTCGAATTGGAGATGAGGACTGTTGTGCTGACTGTTTCAATGATTGTTTGGCTGCACCGATTCCTTGTGCATGTGCAAGAGAAACAGCAGGTGACTTTGCCTATACAACAAAGGGGGTTGTAAAAAGGGATTTCTTGGATGAGAGTATTTCAATGTACCGTGAACCAGAGAAGCACCACAAATTTTATTGTCCAGATTGCCCTCTTGAAAGATCCAAAAATGAAATCTCACCAGAGCCATGCAGAGGACATTTGATTAGGAAGTTCATTAAAGAATGTTGGAGAAAATGTGGCTGCAGCATGCACTGTGGCAATCGTGTGGTACAGAGAGGCATTACATGCAATTTGCAG GTATTTCGTACATCTGAGGGAAAGGGATGGGGTTTGAGAACACTTGATGAATTGCCTAGAGGTGCATTTGTATGTGAATATGTTGGTGAAGTACTGACAAACATGGAGCTTTATGACAGGACAGTGCAAAAAACTGGCAATGCAAAACATACATATCCTGTGCTACTTGATGCTGATTGGGGATCTGAAGGTAGACTTAAGGATGAAGAAGCACTTTGTTTGGATGCAACATTTTATGGTAATGTGGCAAGGTTTATTAACCATAG
- the LOC121969892 gene encoding probable inactive histone-lysine N-methyltransferase SUVR2 isoform X2: MLSSQCTLAQLLADIPSSGLIGASPTSSICSLLGDIGVGMAPITAKTRVALNTMKAIGIPMQTAKPVLMNLLKVYDNHWEYIEAENYRLLADAILDMQESKSKDMGGMGKNGVARNEPEPLKKRTRNRKGANDPGPAVISSDTAAEFSLKRPKLEEDVRSEAYPVTIRDELANSMDHKGKIVETSLPEVRPMLVYTKNSRRKTVESELPEINHRKDQAVYLRNRKGKKVAETSSQPTFGEAPEKLSMPPCSKKQRTTETLLPQLHDSFRRTGQASSPMNSRVTRSQKQGFETCSGPDQIGNFSSVPVRPKDEPRDDDLPLCDTPIAVMPPPQSISFHVGILTISPFSAKIVVLDGTHNEQNEKDKENLPDNTCNKGSPSKILSVQDSSSVNVNAGSSDLGEVKLSFWYNFDRPSFHVPNLEDVYKLVEDKCLRSYKILQPSFSIKNLMNEMCQCFVELSSEITDNEQENFVQINSLLDSLKKPVMASVCIPASSDGFLGSTLSGGFQDRSGPSHCHNDAENNQNGTSKKRKKPEFSESAKDTSQGLVMVQQPQYRLAEFRPLHDVDDISKGEERVRIPVVNEITTDKYPPSFNYIPQNFVYQSAYLNFSLARIGDEDCCADCFNDCLAAPIPCACARETAGDFAYTTKGVVKRDFLDESISMYREPEKHHKFYCPDCPLERSKNEISPEPCRGHLIRKFIKECWRKCGCSMHCGNRVVQRGITCNLQVFRTSEGKGWGLRTLDELPRGAFVCEYVGEVLTNMELYDRTVQKTGNAKHTYPVLLDADWGSEGRLKDEEALCLDATFYGNVARFINHRCCDANLIEIPVEIETPDHHYYHLAYFTTRRVEPLEELTWDYGIDFDDDDHPIKAFKCRCGSRLCRDIKR, encoded by the exons ATGCTCTCGTCTCAGTGTACACTAGCACAGCTTCTCGCTGACATACCATCTTCTGGGCTGATCGGAGCGTCCCCAACCTCTAGTATCTGCT CTCTTCTTGGTGATATTGGAGTTGGAATGGCTCCGATTACTGCAAAAACTAGGGTAGCACTGAATACAATGAAGGCCATCGGAATACCTATGCAAACAGCTAAACCAGTTTTGATGAATCTTCTTAAGGTTTATGATAATCACTGGGAGTACATTGAAGCTGAGAACTATAGACTTCTCGCTGATGCTATACTAGACATGCAAGAGTCAAAATCAAAG GATATGGGCGGTATGGGTAAGAATGGTGTTGCTCGTAACGAACCTGAGCCTCtgaagaaaagaacaagaaataGGAAAGGGGCCAATGACCCTGGACCAGCAGTGATTAGCTCTGATACAGCTGCAGAGTTTTCACTTAAAAGGCCAAAATTAGAAGAAGATGTTCGTTCTGAAGCCTATCCTGTAACAATAAGAGATGAGCTAGCTAACTCAATGGACCACAAAGGGAAAATAGTTGAAACTTCATTGCCTGAAGTCCGTCCCATGTTAGTTTACACAAAGAATAGCAGAAGAAAAACTGTTGAATCAGAATTGCCTGAAATAAATCATAGAAAAGATCAAGCAGTTTACTTAAGGAACCGCAAAGGCAAAAAAGTCGCAGAAACATCATCTCAGCCTACTTTTGGAGAAGCACCTGAGAAATTATCAATGCCGCCATGTTCTAAGAAGCAAAGGACAACTGAGACCTTGTTACCTCAGTTACATGATAGTTTCCGAAGGACCGGGCAAGCTTCATCTCCTATGAATTCTAGAGTGACAAGATCTCAAAAACAAGGATTCGAAACTTGTTCTGGTCCAGATCAAATTG GTAACTTTTCTTCTGTTCCAGTCAGGCCTAAAGATGAACCACGTGATGATGACTTACCATTATGTGATACTCCTATTGCAGTGATGCCCCCTCCTCAGTCCATATCTTTTCATGTTGGTATATTGACAATCTCCCCTTTCAGCGCA AAAATTGTTGTTCTAGATGGAACACATAATGAACAAAATGAGAAGGATAAAGAAAACCTCCCAGATAACACATGCAACAAAGGGTCCCCATCCAAAATCTTATCAGTTCAGGACTCATCTTCTGTCAATGTCAATGCTGGTTCATCAGATCTAGGGGAGgtaaaactttcattttggtaCAATTTTGATCGACCTAGTTTCCATGTGCCAAACTTGGAGGATGTTTACAAGCTAGTGGAGGACAAATGTTTGAGATCATATAAGATTCTGCAACCTAGCTTCTCCATTAAAAACCTCATGAATGAGATGTGCCAATGTTTTGTAGAACTAAGTTCTGAAATAACTGACAATGAGCAGGAAAATTTTGTACAGATAAATTCTCTGCTTGATTCACTTAAGAAACCTGTTATGGCTAGTGTGTGCATTCCTGCAAGTTCAGATGGTTTCTTGGGTTCAACACTGTCTGGTGGTTTTCAGGACAGATCTGGTCCATCCCACTGTCATAATGATGCAGAGAATAATCAAAATGGGACtagtaagaaaagaaagaaacctGAATTTTCTGAATCTGCAAAGGATACATCACAGGGTTTGGTCATGGTTCAACAGCCACAATATCGACTTGCAGAATTTAGACCACTCCATGATGTGGATGACATATCTAAAGGTGAAGAAAGAGTGCGAATACCAGTGGTAAATGAAATCACAACTGATAAGTATCCACCATCTTTTAATTACATACCACAAAACTTTGTGTACCAAAGTGCATATCTGAATTTTTCTCTTGCTCGAATTGGAGATGAGGACTGTTGTGCTGACTGTTTCAATGATTGTTTGGCTGCACCGATTCCTTGTGCATGTGCAAGAGAAACAGCAGGTGACTTTGCCTATACAACAAAGGGGGTTGTAAAAAGGGATTTCTTGGATGAGAGTATTTCAATGTACCGTGAACCAGAGAAGCACCACAAATTTTATTGTCCAGATTGCCCTCTTGAAAGATCCAAAAATGAAATCTCACCAGAGCCATGCAGAGGACATTTGATTAGGAAGTTCATTAAAGAATGTTGGAGAAAATGTGGCTGCAGCATGCACTGTGGCAATCGTGTGGTACAGAGAGGCATTACATGCAATTTGCAG GTATTTCGTACATCTGAGGGAAAGGGATGGGGTTTGAGAACACTTGATGAATTGCCTAGAGGTGCATTTGTATGTGAATATGTTGGTGAAGTACTGACAAACATGGAGCTTTATGACAGGACAGTGCAAAAAACTGGCAATGCAAAACATACATATCCTGTGCTACTTGATGCTGATTGGGGATCTGAAGGTAGACTTAAGGATGAAGAAGCACTTTGTTTGGATGCAACATTTTATGGTAATGTGGCAAGGTTTATTAACCATAG
- the LOC121969892 gene encoding probable inactive histone-lysine N-methyltransferase SUVR2 isoform X3, translated as MLSSQCTLAQLLADIPSSGLIGASPTSSICSLLGDIGVGMAPITAKTRVALNTMKAIGIPMQTAKPVLMNLLKVYDNHWEYIEAENYRLLADAILDMQESKSKDMGGMGKNGVARNEPEPLKKRTRNRKGANDPGPAVISSDTAAEFSLKRPKLEEDVRSEAYPVTIRDELANSMDHKGKIVETSLPEVRPMLVYTKNSRRKTVESELPEINHRKDQAVYLRNRKGKKVAETSSQPTFGEAPEKLSMPPCSKKQRTTETLLPQLHDSFRRTGQASSPMNSRVTRSQKQGFETCSGPDQIGNFSSVPVRPKDEPRDDDLPLCDTPIAVMPPPQSISFHKIVVLDGTHNEQNEKDKENLPDNTCNKGSPSKILSVQDSSSVNVNAGSSDLGEVKLSFWYNFDRPSFHVPNLEDVYKLVEDKCLRSYKILQPSFSIKNLMNEMCQCFVELSSEITDNEQENFVQINSLLDSLKKPVMASVCIPASSDGFLGSTLSGGFQDRSGPSHCHNDAENNQNGTSKKRKKPEFSESAKDTSQGLVMVQQPQYRLAEFRPLHDVDDISKGEERVRIPVVNEITTDKYPPSFNYIPQNFVYQSAYLNFSLARIGDEDCCADCFNDCLAAPIPCACARETAGDFAYTTKGVVKRDFLDESISMYREPEKHHKFYCPDCPLERSKNEISPEPCRGHLIRKFIKECWRKCGCSMHCGNRVVQRGITCNLQVFRTSEGKGWGLRTLDELPRGAFVCEYVGEVLTNMELYDRTVQKTGNAKHTYPVLLDADWGSEGRLKDEEALCLDATFYGNVARFINHRCCDANLIEIPVEIETPDHHYYHLAYFTTRRVEPLEELTWDYGIDFDDDDHPIKAFKCRCGSRLCRDIKR; from the exons ATGCTCTCGTCTCAGTGTACACTAGCACAGCTTCTCGCTGACATACCATCTTCTGGGCTGATCGGAGCGTCCCCAACCTCTAGTATCTGCT CTCTTCTTGGTGATATTGGAGTTGGAATGGCTCCGATTACTGCAAAAACTAGGGTAGCACTGAATACAATGAAGGCCATCGGAATACCTATGCAAACAGCTAAACCAGTTTTGATGAATCTTCTTAAGGTTTATGATAATCACTGGGAGTACATTGAAGCTGAGAACTATAGACTTCTCGCTGATGCTATACTAGACATGCAAGAGTCAAAATCAAAG GATATGGGCGGTATGGGTAAGAATGGTGTTGCTCGTAACGAACCTGAGCCTCtgaagaaaagaacaagaaataGGAAAGGGGCCAATGACCCTGGACCAGCAGTGATTAGCTCTGATACAGCTGCAGAGTTTTCACTTAAAAGGCCAAAATTAGAAGAAGATGTTCGTTCTGAAGCCTATCCTGTAACAATAAGAGATGAGCTAGCTAACTCAATGGACCACAAAGGGAAAATAGTTGAAACTTCATTGCCTGAAGTCCGTCCCATGTTAGTTTACACAAAGAATAGCAGAAGAAAAACTGTTGAATCAGAATTGCCTGAAATAAATCATAGAAAAGATCAAGCAGTTTACTTAAGGAACCGCAAAGGCAAAAAAGTCGCAGAAACATCATCTCAGCCTACTTTTGGAGAAGCACCTGAGAAATTATCAATGCCGCCATGTTCTAAGAAGCAAAGGACAACTGAGACCTTGTTACCTCAGTTACATGATAGTTTCCGAAGGACCGGGCAAGCTTCATCTCCTATGAATTCTAGAGTGACAAGATCTCAAAAACAAGGATTCGAAACTTGTTCTGGTCCAGATCAAATTG GTAACTTTTCTTCTGTTCCAGTCAGGCCTAAAGATGAACCACGTGATGATGACTTACCATTATGTGATACTCCTATTGCAGTGATGCCCCCTCCTCAGTCCATATCTTTTCAT AAAATTGTTGTTCTAGATGGAACACATAATGAACAAAATGAGAAGGATAAAGAAAACCTCCCAGATAACACATGCAACAAAGGGTCCCCATCCAAAATCTTATCAGTTCAGGACTCATCTTCTGTCAATGTCAATGCTGGTTCATCAGATCTAGGGGAGgtaaaactttcattttggtaCAATTTTGATCGACCTAGTTTCCATGTGCCAAACTTGGAGGATGTTTACAAGCTAGTGGAGGACAAATGTTTGAGATCATATAAGATTCTGCAACCTAGCTTCTCCATTAAAAACCTCATGAATGAGATGTGCCAATGTTTTGTAGAACTAAGTTCTGAAATAACTGACAATGAGCAGGAAAATTTTGTACAGATAAATTCTCTGCTTGATTCACTTAAGAAACCTGTTATGGCTAGTGTGTGCATTCCTGCAAGTTCAGATGGTTTCTTGGGTTCAACACTGTCTGGTGGTTTTCAGGACAGATCTGGTCCATCCCACTGTCATAATGATGCAGAGAATAATCAAAATGGGACtagtaagaaaagaaagaaacctGAATTTTCTGAATCTGCAAAGGATACATCACAGGGTTTGGTCATGGTTCAACAGCCACAATATCGACTTGCAGAATTTAGACCACTCCATGATGTGGATGACATATCTAAAGGTGAAGAAAGAGTGCGAATACCAGTGGTAAATGAAATCACAACTGATAAGTATCCACCATCTTTTAATTACATACCACAAAACTTTGTGTACCAAAGTGCATATCTGAATTTTTCTCTTGCTCGAATTGGAGATGAGGACTGTTGTGCTGACTGTTTCAATGATTGTTTGGCTGCACCGATTCCTTGTGCATGTGCAAGAGAAACAGCAGGTGACTTTGCCTATACAACAAAGGGGGTTGTAAAAAGGGATTTCTTGGATGAGAGTATTTCAATGTACCGTGAACCAGAGAAGCACCACAAATTTTATTGTCCAGATTGCCCTCTTGAAAGATCCAAAAATGAAATCTCACCAGAGCCATGCAGAGGACATTTGATTAGGAAGTTCATTAAAGAATGTTGGAGAAAATGTGGCTGCAGCATGCACTGTGGCAATCGTGTGGTACAGAGAGGCATTACATGCAATTTGCAG GTATTTCGTACATCTGAGGGAAAGGGATGGGGTTTGAGAACACTTGATGAATTGCCTAGAGGTGCATTTGTATGTGAATATGTTGGTGAAGTACTGACAAACATGGAGCTTTATGACAGGACAGTGCAAAAAACTGGCAATGCAAAACATACATATCCTGTGCTACTTGATGCTGATTGGGGATCTGAAGGTAGACTTAAGGATGAAGAAGCACTTTGTTTGGATGCAACATTTTATGGTAATGTGGCAAGGTTTATTAACCATAG